The Agrobacterium vitis region CGTTTGCCGGCGTCGAGGCCTCGACAATGCGGGGTTCGATGCCGGGGAAGCGGGCCAGCTTGTCCTTGACGCCCTGCAAGGCCTGATCGGTCATCGCCTTGCGGCTGGCGATATCGGTTTGGCTCTGGCTGCGGTCAACGATCACAGGCACGACGGTCGAAAGCTTGTCGCGGTTTTCCGACAGAAGCTGCGGATTGGCGAGAGCGGCGATCAATGCGGCAAAGGCGACCAGCCGGATCGTTGCGCCGCGTATGCCACGGCGAAAGCCGATAGCCGCGACGGCCAGCGCCAGCAATGCCAGCGCAGCCAGCGCCCAGAGAGGCAGGAAGGGAGAGAAGGAAAGGCTCATCTTATTGACCCAGCCTTTCCAGCAGGGCTGGAACATGCACCTGATCGGCTTTGTAATTGCCGGTCAGCATATACATCATGATATTGACCCCGACGCGGTAAGAGATTTCCCGCTGATTTTCATCGGGCGGCACGGTCGGCAGCATGGGCACGCCATTGGCGTCGATAGCCCAGGCGGAGAGAAAATCATTGCCGGTGATGATGATCGGCGACACGCCGTCGCCGCCTGATGTCAAGCCGTTCTGGCTGGCGCGGGCCTCCTGGCGGGCCTCGACCCACAGCGGGCTGCCCGTATAGCGGCCCGGATAGGTATGCAGCAGATAGAAGGACCGGTTGATCACATGGTCCTTCGGCACCGGCTCTAGCGGCGGAATATCGATATTGGCAAGGATCTGGCGCAGGCGCTCGCCATTGGCGCTGGTCCCGGCGTCTCCTTGCCCACCCATACTGCCCAATTGGTCGCGGGTGTCGAACAGCACGGTGCCACCGGAGCGCATATAGGCGTCGATCCGGCTGATCGCCTCGGCGCTTGGCATCGGTGCGCTGGCCGAAATCGGCCAGAAGATGATCGGGTAAAGCGACAGCTCGTCCTTGGCAATGTCCAGCCCGACCGGCGCGCCCGGCTCCAGCGTGGTGCGATAGGTGAGGAATTCGGTGAGCCCGCTCAGGCCCCGCTCGGAAATGCTATCGACGTCCTGCTCACCGGTTTTCACATAGGCCAGATGGGTGGTATCCAGCCGTTGCAGCAGGATGTCGTCGCCCGGCTTGGCGTCATTGGCAAAGCTGCGGTCCGCAGGCAGCAGGGCCAATGCCGTGGCCAGGACCACGAGAGCACCCGCGCTTTTGGCGATCCGGGCTTTCGGCATCCGGGCAAAGGCGCCGCCCATCAGAAGGACGACCAGGCTGTCGATGATGAACAGCGCCAATGCGATACCCAGCAGCGGCGGCTTCAGCGGTGTGGCACTTGCCCCGGCCAGCGGCTCACGCACCACCGGAACCGTTACGCCCTCGAGGTTTATCGGTTTCAGTTCGGCACCTGCTGGCAGAAGGTTGAGGGCAGAAAATCCATCTTCGGAGCCGTAAAGGCCGGGTGGATTGTCGAATGTGGCGGCAGCCGGGCGCTTAGCCCCCAGCTCCAGTGGCTTTGCATTGCTGGCTTCCGCCGTCAGTCCGCCATGCTCGGTCAGCAGCCGGTAGGGCGGCAGGCTGGCCGCTGCGGCACTGGCATTGCTACCGGTATTGGCCCCGCTGGCATGGGCCAGTTGCACGACCCGGCGCAGCATTTCCACGAAATCGCCTGAGATCGGCAGATTGGACCAACTGGCCTCGGCGCTGACATGGAACAGCACGATGCGCCCGGCACCGCTATCCCGGGCGGTGACCAGCGGTGTGCCATCGGCAAGGCTTGCCCAGGTGCGGCTGGCGAGATCAGGGGTCGGTTCAGCCAGAACCTGCCGCTTGACCAGCACGCCATCGGGTGGCGCCAGTCCGGCAAACGGGCTGGTGGGCGGGAAGGGGGCCAGCGGTTGCGGCTCAGACCACGAGAGTGCGCCGCCCAATTGGCGTTCGCCCTGGCGCAGTGTCACCGGCACCAGCGGATCATCGGCAGGGGCAGCGGCAAGCCTTGGTCCGGCAAAGCGGATCAGCGTGCCACCGCGTTGTAGCCAGCGTTGTAGCTGTTGCTGCACATCCGGCGGCAGGCGGCCAATATCGGCCATGATCAGCGCCGAGGGGTTGTGCTGCAACAACTCGGGAATGGCTCTGGCCAGATCCTTGTCACTGGATTTGATCAGGTCGGCATAGGGTTGCAGCGCCCGCTGGATGTAATAGAGCGGCGAAAGCAGCGGTTGGAATTCGTCATTGGCGTCACCGGCCAGCAGCGCCACCTTACGGCGGCGAAAGCCGTCATCCAACAGCTGGACGGCTCCGGCGGTGCCATAACCGGCAAGGCTCAACCGGGCAAAATCATTGCGCAACTCAAAAGGTGCGGCAATCTCTGCCGTGGCGACGCTTTGCCCGGCGGCAAAACTGGCGGTGCCAGACGCAATCGGTCGGCCCTGCTGGTCCTGCGCATCAACGATAACCTGTTGTGGATCGGCAGACGACAGACGGGTAACTTTGGCAACAAGCTGATCGACACCATTGGTGGCG contains the following coding sequences:
- a CDS encoding DUF4159 domain-containing protein yields the protein MGGLPLAFASPALLGALVVLPAIWFLLKLTPPRPQMEIFPPLRILARVLKREETPARSPWWLTLLRMAMATLVILALAEPVLNPRGTSVAGGGPLVLVIDNSWASVTDWERRVETANGLIDEAESSNLPISLVLTADLTQDAVPVNAATARERLSAARPRPLTPDRNRALTALTAGLKGTKPGTLAFLSDGLAASESEQIGSQFSVLSPAELRVITDDGKASVALTGATNGVDQLVAKVTRLSSADPQQVIVDAQDQQGRPIASGTASFAAGQSVATAEIAAPFELRNDFARLSLAGYGTAGAVQLLDDGFRRRKVALLAGDANDEFQPLLSPLYYIQRALQPYADLIKSSDKDLARAIPELLQHNPSALIMADIGRLPPDVQQQLQRWLQRGGTLIRFAGPRLAAAPADDPLVPVTLRQGERQLGGALSWSEPQPLAPFPPTSPFAGLAPPDGVLVKRQVLAEPTPDLASRTWASLADGTPLVTARDSGAGRIVLFHVSAEASWSNLPISGDFVEMLRRVVQLAHASGANTGSNASAAAASLPPYRLLTEHGGLTAEASNAKPLELGAKRPAAATFDNPPGLYGSEDGFSALNLLPAGAELKPINLEGVTVPVVREPLAGASATPLKPPLLGIALALFIIDSLVVLLMGGAFARMPKARIAKSAGALVVLATALALLPADRSFANDAKPGDDILLQRLDTTHLAYVKTGEQDVDSISERGLSGLTEFLTYRTTLEPGAPVGLDIAKDELSLYPIIFWPISASAPMPSAEAISRIDAYMRSGGTVLFDTRDQLGSMGGQGDAGTSANGERLRQILANIDIPPLEPVPKDHVINRSFYLLHTYPGRYTGSPLWVEARQEARASQNGLTSGGDGVSPIIITGNDFLSAWAIDANGVPMLPTVPPDENQREISYRVGVNIMMYMLTGNYKADQVHVPALLERLGQ